Proteins encoded by one window of Massilia sp. NR 4-1:
- a CDS encoding OmpA family protein produces MNKKIALAAALLCATAAASAQDATINPNWYIQPSISAFKPDSDWLVDKTGPGVGLKFGKAVSQDWDIQMGLTHARSKENGSKYTQQTLGIDALYMFSRQSFRPFLLLGVGAERDKLNLVGSPSARRSSPYVSAGLGFQSTINDRWSFQADVRNVHGMLRGDEFRPSKVNNVYLNLGLNYAFGAPPAPPAPPAPPPVAVQPPPPPPVAPPPPPPPPRFEKVTMSATELFGFDSDKLAGAQPKLDDVAKLLNDNPGIGDITITGYTDRLGADKYNQKLSERRANAVKAYLESKGVAGSRLNAQGKGKANPVVTCTDKKRADLIKCLEPNRRVEVEQITVERRVQ; encoded by the coding sequence TTGAATAAGAAAATTGCCCTTGCCGCAGCCCTGCTGTGTGCCACTGCCGCCGCCTCGGCGCAGGACGCCACGATCAACCCCAATTGGTACATCCAGCCCAGCATCAGCGCTTTCAAGCCCGATAGCGACTGGCTGGTCGACAAAACCGGCCCCGGCGTCGGCCTGAAGTTCGGCAAGGCCGTGTCCCAGGACTGGGATATCCAGATGGGCCTGACCCACGCCCGCTCCAAGGAAAACGGCTCGAAATACACCCAGCAGACCCTGGGCATCGACGCCCTGTATATGTTCTCGCGCCAATCCTTCCGCCCCTTCCTGCTGCTGGGCGTGGGCGCCGAGCGCGACAAGCTGAACCTGGTGGGTTCGCCCTCCGCCCGCCGCAGCTCGCCCTATGTGAGCGCCGGCCTGGGCTTCCAGTCCACCATCAATGACCGCTGGTCCTTCCAGGCCGACGTGCGCAATGTGCACGGCATGCTGCGCGGCGACGAGTTCCGTCCGTCCAAGGTCAACAACGTCTACCTGAACCTGGGCCTGAACTACGCCTTCGGCGCGCCGCCGGCGCCCCCGGCCCCGCCCGCTCCGCCGCCTGTCGCCGTGCAGCCGCCGCCACCGCCGCCCGTCGCCCCGCCGCCGCCGCCACCGCCGCCACGCTTCGAGAAAGTGACGATGTCGGCCACCGAACTGTTCGGCTTCGACAGCGATAAGCTGGCCGGCGCCCAGCCCAAGCTGGACGATGTGGCCAAGCTGCTCAACGACAATCCGGGCATCGGCGACATCACCATCACCGGCTACACCGACCGCCTCGGTGCGGACAAGTACAACCAGAAACTGTCCGAGCGCCGCGCCAACGCGGTCAAGGCCTACCTGGAAAGCAAGGGCGTGGCCGGCTCGCGCCTGAACGCCCAGGGCAAGGGCAAGGCCAATCCGGTCGTGACCTGCACCGACAAGAAACGGGCTGACCTCATCAAGTGCCTGGAACCGAACCGCCGCGTGGAAGTCGAACAGATCACCGTCGAA